A region from the Silene latifolia isolate original U9 population chromosome 7, ASM4854445v1, whole genome shotgun sequence genome encodes:
- the LOC141591271 gene encoding uncharacterized protein LOC141591271, which yields MVEKEFSKISIIEERVELMIDPTTSEAEQNPTKRTAHFLKPSLNLNSSPPKLPKIQSFSSSSPKPNVVFLCHSTPLKGWQTWVEKLQATHEPVWRKAGIFDAIKGSTCHITKVNDLIFSLVEKWCPETNTFVFPWGEATVTLEDVLILGGFSPLGVDVSVSSDSSSLEKNVERVVNNLIYLYDIIKDKHNQLSQVRWQDHFMGCGYEIEYAGFLALWLARHVFPGRNNYLVGQKVFAMAAMISCGAKLAFGPVILASIYRDLTLLKREIVGPLKLSSQLQLVQVWAWERFPSLGPVPRMMNGGGIRLARWECCVRKLIDIPDDIEMCLDSGRETFRWRPYCMFIENLSLPMFYVNSGTTWVIVDSDEEEEWKLVFGRCLMVGQLSGLDCVQNYNPHRVALQFGFDQDIPESVDISNLGNSLMNFKGLKLYIPPRLQEGDITYRYFDWWRTRFDVQRVVLVGCKRKNTSDKRLQKMAKTFDRSSEEDLGKTDDVGRERNQERDLIKHDMKMENSSEYLEANVVHIRTPTECNGSLTRVACEALSEDPNTNYSKTQEVAVSLQVMDNCVHNPFAALFLEYESRISRLERYFNSALLVSNPT from the coding sequence ATGGTAGAAAAAGAATTCTCAAAAATTAGCATTATAGAAGAAAGAGTAGAGTTGATGATTGATCCTACAACTTCAGAAGCTgaacaaaatccaacaaaaagAACAGCTCATTTTCTAAAACCCTCTTTAAACCTCAATTCATCACCACCCAAACttccaaagattcaatctttttcATCCTCGTCGCCAAAACCGAATGTTGTCTTTCTTTGCCATTCAACCCCTCTTAAAGGATGGCAAACATGGGTAGAAAAGCTTCAAGCAACCCATGAACCGGTGTGGCGAAAAGCCGGAATCTTTGATGCTATCAAGGGTTCTACTTGCCACATTACCAAAGTTAACGATCTCATTTTTAGCTTGGTTGAAAAATGGTGTCCTGAGACTAACACCTTTGTTTTTCCATGGGGTGAAGCTACTGTTACATTAGAGGATGTATTAATCTTGGGTGGTTTTTCTCCTTTGGGTGTTGATGTTTCGGTTTCGAGTGATAGTTCTTCTTTGGAGAAAAATGTGGAACGAGTTGTGAATAATTTGATCTATTTATATGATATAATAAAGGATAAACACAATCAATTGTCTCAGGTAAGGTGGCAAGATCATTTTATGGGATGTGGTTATGAAATTGAGTATGCTGGTTTTCTGGCACTTTGGCTTGCTCGCCATGTTTTCCCAGGTAGGAATAACTATCTTGTTGGGCAGAAGGTTTTCGCAATGGCTGCTATGATTAGTTGCGGTGCTAAACTCGCTTTTGGTCCTGTTATTTTAGCTTCCATTTATAGAGACTTGACCTTGTTGAAAAGGGAAATTGTGGGACCATTGAAATTGTCATCACAATTGCAGTTAGTCCAGGTTTGGGCTTGGGAGAGGTTTCCATCGCTAGGACCCGTTCCTAGGATGATGAATGGTGGAGGGATTAGATTGGCGCGTTGGGAATGTTGTGTGAGGAAATTAATTGATATCCCTGATGATATAGAGATGTGTTTAGACTCGGGTAGAGAGACTTTTAGATGGCGTCCATATTGCATGTTTATTGAGAATTTGTCATTACCGATGTTTTATGTCAATTCAGGGACGACGTGGGTAATCGTGGactctgatgaggaggaggaatGGAAGTTAGTATTTGGTAGGTGTTTGATGGTTGGCCAGTTGAGCGGATTAGATTGTGTGCAGAATTATAATCCTCATAGGGTGGCTCTCCAATTCGGGTTTGATCAGGACATTCCGGAGTCTGTTGATATATCTAACCTTGGAAATAGTCTGATGAATTTCAAGGGTTTGAAACTGTACATTCCTCCTCGATTGCAGGAAGGAGATATTACATATCGGTACTTTGATTGGTGGAGGACAAGGTTTGACGTACAACGAGTGGTGCTGGTAGGATGTAAGAGGAAGAACACATCTGACAAGAGActgcagaaaatggccaaaacTTTTGATAGAAGTTCTGAAGAGGACTTGGGGAAGACTGATGACGTTGGTAGGGAGCGAAACCAGGAACGAGATTTGATTAAGCATGATATGAAAATGGAAAACAGCTCGGAATATTTAGAGGCCAATGTTGTTCATATCAGAACACCAACTGAATGTAATGGATCTTTAACCAGAGTAGCTTGTGAAGCATTAAGTGAGGACCCAAACACGAATTACAGCAAAACTCAGGAGGTGGCTGTCAGTCTGCAAGTGATGGATAATTGTGTTCACAACCCATTTGCGGCTCTTTTTCTTGAGTACGAATCAAGGATTAGTAGGCTCGAGAGGTATTTCAATTCGGCTTTGTTAGTTTCTAATCCTACATAA
- the LOC141592677 gene encoding uncharacterized protein LOC141592677 has protein sequence MGCGNQIEHAGFLALWLARHVFAAKSTTVVPHSVLPMAARLSCGAKLAFGSMILASIYRDLTLLKRKIVGSLSGHSVRLTSPLYLVQVWAWERFPSLGPVPRMINCGEIRLARWVSHVRQAYADMEMLLDSSRETFRWRPYTMSLANWSLPRFYVDSGKWVDVDSHEDWMLFSRCLMVGQLVGLNCVEGYNPHRVALQFGFDQDIPESIDRSKASCKLGWLWYKKNLSGLKLCIPPRLHEGDVTHRYSNWWRAGSLLEEEVQVGCKRKKITRNRAKKMFKFFDRSNEFDAIDVAGSARENQMDIPLPREESSRNVLQVCNHTRKLLQVPTDIRINSQENTSTEEDEFRIINHTLGECSNYSDHCSFHNEEEENETTILCSEAGGSDFAARHHNLATAVGKFRAMSPLTRPEGGSKKCVVNAREQNPEHNVAEHHVKTEVKTSVSLLAQDESDEALCENKDPMNQLTVSNDHNPFVAFCVQYESRISRLEREFSALLGTKC, from the coding sequence ATGGGATGTGGTAATCAGATAGAGCATGCTGGTTTTCTGGCTCTTTGGCTTGCCCGTCATGTTTTCGCTGCCAAATCAACCACGGTTGTTCCTCACTCGGTTTTACCCATGGCGGCCAGGCTTAGTTGTGGGGCTAAACTCGCTTTTGGCTCCATGATTTTAGCTTCCATTTATAGGGACTTGACCTTGCTGAAAAGGAAGATTGTGGGATCTTTAAGTGGTCATTCTGTGAGGTTGACATCACCATTGTACCTTGTTCAGGTTTGGGCTTGGGAGAGGTTTCCGTCGCTAGGGCCTGTTCCTAGGATGATTAATTGTGGAGAGATTAGGTTGGCGCGTTGGGTAAGTCATGTAAGGCAAGCATATGCTGATATGGAGATGCTTCTAGACTCGTCTAGAGAGACCTTTAGATGGCGCCCATATACCATGTCGCTTGCCAATTGGTCATTACCTAGGTTTTATGTAGATTCAGGGAAGTGGGTGGATGTGGATTCCCATGAGGATTGGATGTTATTCTCTAGGTGTTTGATGGTAGGTCAATTGGTTGGGTTGAACTGTGTTGAGGGGTATAACCCACATAGAGTGGCTCTCCAATTCGGGTTTGATCAAGATATTCCAGAGTCCATTGATAGATCTAAGGCTAGTTGTAAACTTGGTTGGCTTTGGTATAAGAAGAATCTCAGCGGTTTGAAGTTATGCATACCTCCTCGATTGCACGAAGGAGATGTTACACATCGGTACTCAAATTGGTGGAGGGCAGGGTCACTTTTAGAAGAAGAGGTGCAGGTTGGATGTAAGAGGAAGAAGATAACTAGGAATAGAGCTAAGAAAATGTTCAAATTTTTTGATAGAAGTAACGAATTTGATGCAATAGATGTAGCTGGGAGTGCTAGGGAAAATCAGATGGATATACCACTACCTAGAGAGGAGTCGTCTCGAAATGTCCTGCAAGTTTGCAATCACACCAGGAAACTGTTACAAGTTCCTACTGACATCAGAATTAACTCACAAGAAAACACGAGTACAGAGGAAGATGAGTTCCGAATTATCAATCATACGTTGGGTGAGTGTAGTAATTATTCTGATCACTGTAGTTTCCACAATGAAGAGGAGGAAAATGAGACCACCATTCTATGTAGCGAAGCTGGAGGTTCAGATTTTGCTGCAAGACATCATAATTTAGCCACTGCAGTTGGCAAGTTTAGGGCTATGAGTCCATTGACGAGGCCAGAAGGGGGTTCCAAAAAGTGTGTGGTCAATGCTAGAGAGCAAAACCCGGAACATAATGTTGCTGAGCACCATGTGAAAACGGAGGTGAAAACATCGGTTTCCCTGCTTGCCCAAGATGAATCTGATGAAGCATTATGCGAGAACAAAGATCCCATGAATCAGCTTACTGTCAGTAATGATCACAACCCGTTTGTGGCTTTCTGTGTTCAGTATGAATCGAGGATTAGTAGACTCGAGAGGGAGTTTTCTGCTTTGTTAGGTACTAAGTGCTAA